Proteins from a single region of Primulina tabacum isolate GXHZ01 chromosome 5, ASM2559414v2, whole genome shotgun sequence:
- the LOC142545704 gene encoding syntaxin-121-like, with protein sequence MNDLFSGSFSRFREEDQSPPQNSHSIQMTNSGSTGGVNLDRFFEDVEAVKDELRDLESLYTQLQSSHEHSKTLHNAKTVKDLRSRMDSDISASLKKAKVIKVRLEALDRSNAANRGLPGCGPGSSSDRTRTSVVNGLRKKLQETMARFNDLRQKMGSEYRETVQRRYYTVTGENPDEKILDNLIETGESETFLQKAIQQQGRGQVMDTIMEIQERHDAVKEMERNLRELHQVFLDMAVLVQSQGEQLDDIESQVNRANSFVRGGTHQLEVARKHQKNTRKWACFGIIILLIVILIIVLSLQPWKSSGGGSGSGGQAQSPPASTPPAK encoded by the coding sequence ATGAACGATCTTTTTTCAGGATCCTTCTCCCGTTTCCGGGAAGAAGATCAATCCCCGCCGCAGAATTCTCATTCCATCCAGATGACGAACTCTGGCTCCACCGGCGGCGTCAACTTGGATCGGTTTTTCGAAGATGTGGAAGCTGTTAAAGACGAGCTCCGGGACCTGGAATCCCTCTACACCCAGCTCCAGTCCTCTCACGAGCATAGCAAGACTCTCCACAACGCCAAGACCGTGAAAGATCTCCGCTCCCGCATGGATTCAGACATCTCTGCCTCTCTCAAGAAAGCAAAAGTGATAAAAGTCCGATTAGAAGCACTTGATCGCTCTAATGCTGCAAATCGGGGCCTCCCCGGCTGCGGCCCCGGAAGTTCCTCCGATCGGACACGGACCTCAGTTGTCAACGGCCTGAGGAAAAAGCTTCAAGAAACCATGGCCAGATTCAACGATCTGAGGCAGAAAATGGGATCCGAGTATCGCGAAACCGTGCAGCGGAGATATTACACCGTGACCGGCGAGAATCCTGATGAGAAAATCCTGGATAATTTGATAGAAACTGGGGAGAGCGAGACTTTTCTTCAGAAGGCGATTCAGCAACAGGGAAGGGGACAGGTTATGGATACAATAATGGAGATTCAAGAAAGGCACGACGCGGTTAAGGAAATGGAGAGAAATCTGAGGGAATTGCACCAGGTTTTTTTGGATATGGCGGTTCTTGTGCAGAGCCAGGGGGAGCAGCTCGATGATATCGAAAGCCAGGTGAACAGGGCTAATTCTTTTGTCAGAGGTGGGACGCATCAGCTTGAGGTTGCCAGGAAACATCAGAAGAATACCAGGAAATGGGCTTGTTTTGGGATTATTATCTTACTGATTGTTATCTTGATCATTGTTTTATCTCTTCAACCATGGAAGAGTTCCGGTGGCGGGTCTGGCAGCGGCGGGCAAGCTCAGTCGCCGCCGGCCTCTACGCCACCGGCCAAATGA
- the LOC142545705 gene encoding ubiquitin-conjugating enzyme E2 variant 1D — translation MSLGSGGSSIVVPRNFRLLEELERGEKGIGDGTVSYGMDDGDDIYMRSWTGTIIGPHNSVHEGRIYQLKLFCDKDYPEKPPSVRFHSRINMTCVNHENGVVEPKKFGLLANWQREYTMEDILTQLKKEMATPHNRKLVQPPEGTYF, via the exons ATGAGCCTTGGTTCTGGAGGATCCAGTATCGTAG TCCCCCGAAATTTCAGATTGTTGGAGGAACTTGAACGTGGAGAAAAGGGAATTGGAGATGGCACTGTCAGCTATGGAATGGATGATGGAGATGACATTTACATGCGATCCTGGACTGGCACCATAATTGGCCCTCACAAT TCTGTACATGAAGGCCGCATTTACCAATTGAAGCTGTTCTGTGACAAAGACTACCCGGAGAAACCTCCTAGTGTTCGTTTTCATTCTCGGATCAATATGACATGCGTAAACCATGAAAATGGAGTG GTGGAACCAaagaagtttggacttttagcCAATTGGCAGCGAGAGTACACAATGGAAGACATATTAACACAGTTGAAGAAGGAGATGGCTACTCCACATAACCGTAAGCTAGTCCAGCCTCCCGAAGGAACCTATTTTTAG